The sequence ATCGCTCGAACCTTCTCCTCTCTCCTTAAGTATCACCCATTTCTCCCTCTACTCCTCACCATCCCCATCGTGTTCTCGTCCAAAACGTTCTTCGTTTGTTGCATTTGAAATTTGtgaaaaaatagaagaaatcCCTTATTCCCATAAAATCTAGCCACACGTTTAGTAGCAAAAGAATAACTTAAACACATAATATGTTTTTGagaaaagaatattatttatcGTTCCGTAGTTTAACAGCACCAGAAACTGCAACTCAGAACGAAAGGATGATATTTTGGGGAAAATCGTAATAGCATGTAATTTGTAATGGTGTGGAACAATCTAAAATGAAAATGGGTTATTTAATTAACATTTAAAGAAGCCCAGTCAAATGACGGTTTGCCTTGGTGAGAAAGGCGAAGATGAACATAAATGGAAAACTGGTAAATGGAAAGAGCGAGAAAAAGGGATGGATGGCGACTAAGAGAGAGTATATAACCAAGACCTTGGATATCCGAGCAAGAGATCCAGGTGATCAATGGATGGCCGACCTAGAGGGAGTATCTAACAAAACCTTGGACATTGGATTAAGAGATCCAGAGACGAAAATACTTAGCACTTTTGTTAGCTTTAAAGAATTTAAGGCGCTGGTGGTTAGACTAACGAACTTAAAACTTAGACAGATTTTCCTCTTCGTTCTTAAGTTATTTATTGCTGACAAATCTATGTGCGGTCTCTCGTATAAATTATTCTAAATGTTTCTTGTCCCAATCGATAAAACTTCACTCTGTAACTTTATATTATTTACTGTTTTCTCATTTTCATGTTTGTGTGATTATCTTAGAGAATCCAGATCTCTTAAAcagttacatttttttttcttataaattttgattgtgTGAGGATTAGATCCCACACTTATATAACCTTTgagtaatctttttttttgtcgttaACAAACAGACTCAACTAAGACTCTGTGGTAACTCTACATCGATGTGAGCGACGAAAAGTGGTTGTTTCTGAGTATTGTGTGCCTGACTATCAACCCTTGTATTCTGTGTATGGGGTTCATGTATGAACTCTAAGTAATTAAAGCTCTCCTTGAGCATGTAAATATCTTTCAAATATGTTGCAAAAATAGGTCATTCTTCTGGTTCTAAAACCATCTTCATCAATTGAGAATAATCTGTCAAAAACATTGCCTGAAACCCTCATAATTTTGTTGCCCAGATGAGGGCTTCTATTTCCGAATGAAGGGGTGATAGACTTCCTCTGGTATTTCTTGTCCCCATTAACTCATCAAAACCTTCCAGAGTACTATACCATCCGTGTCCCGAGTAATATTCTCCCTCTTTCCATGAACCATCCATAAAACACCATCGTCCCGGTATTTGAGGTAATGTTGCCGGCTCCCTAAGTTGAGTGACGCGTTGTGTTAATGTTGGTTGTGCTTTATTCCAAATTGTTGATTCCGTTTCTGCCAGTTGAAGGGTATCTCTAGGATCGATGTCAATATCGCTCAAAACCTTATTATTTCATCATTTTCAGATGTATCGTAAAATCCATGCAAACTGGTAATTATCTTATGGGTATGTGACCCTCCAATATAAGTAATCCAATTTGTAAAAATCGATTGTGAAGGAAAAATAGTTGGATTCGAGGGATCTTTGAAAGAGCTCATGCTTGGACAGCTAGAAGACACTAAACAATACATGATTGATTGATTCATCTTCCGTTCCATGTGCACACTGTATATCTCTTTGTATTCCTCTTTGCCCAcatattttgtagttttttatACGAGAATAATTGTCAGAGTTGAATTTTTATGATGAATTAGTTTTTTCTCGGTTTTTTGTAGAAAGCTCTAGataattattgttttcttaagttgtttttttaaatatacaactGATAGGTTggtcttgtttcttttttcttctagCTTATCTCTTTCTTATATGTGTTGAATTTAATTTAGGAAGAACTTAGGCAAGTGTGTCAAATCCACTATAACAgttttgttatattaatttgtttaatcTATGTAAGTATTATATTTAGATGGTTAAtagtttttggtaaaaaataattaatggatCACTGCTGCAACAAACCAAGATCTCATAGTCCCTGTTACACATAATGGGAGGTTAAGTTTGCATGTTTTACAATATATCCGGAGAAATTTTCTGGACCAAATGGCATTAGTGCACTCTTTTACCAAAacttttttgtatattttgaagGGATAAGAGTCAAGTATGGTTGTTTAGTTTCtacttgaaaatataattgtgCATGGACTGAATGATCCAAACATTTGTCTCATTAAAACTAACATCAGTGAAGCGTATGATTGcatgtaattaatttttatccCAAAGGTGATGGAGAAGATGGGTTTCTCAAAGACTTTGATCAAATGGATTATGCTTGTGTTTCTTCACTTAAATATCAAGTCCTTCTGAATGCCCAACCTAGAAGAACATTGTCTCATAAAGAGGATTGCAAGAAGGAGATCATTTTTCTCCTTTCATCTTTATATTATGCACATAACGCTCGTTAGTCTTCTAATTACACAGAGAATCAAGGAATTATAAATGGGATGCACACAGAACGTGCtagcccccccccccccctccccgcGTCCCACTTGTTATTTTCTGATGATAGCCTTTTATTTTATAAGGCGGAGCTCCGTGAGTGTGATGAAGTCATGAAAGTAGTAAAGGTGTATGAGAAAGAATTAAGCCAGTGTATTAACTTTGAGAACTCATCGCTTCTCTTTGGAAAGAGAGTTTTGGGAACTATAAGCAAGAAATCAAAGCCACTGGGTATTGAGAATGAAAGAGAATGGGAACCTATCTAGACATTTAAGATGACATAAGTGGATCGAAATGCAAGTTACTTACCTTCCTAAAGGTCATGCTTGGTCATTGGTCAATGGATGGTATGGTAGGTGGTTGACAGAGGGTGGAAAGAAATTCTTATTAAGGCCACAACTTCCGACTTATGTTATGTCAAGCTTTCTACTTTCTCTGGAAATCTGTGAAAAATTAACGAGTGCCATTACATGTTTTTGGTGGAATAAAAATTCACCGTATCGAGGAATGCACTGGCCAAGGTGAGAAAAACTATGCTGTCCAAAATATAAAGAGGGCATTGGTTTCAGATTAATTCATAAATTTAATCTAGCTTTATTCGCTAAACAGTTGTGGAGAATGATACAATTCCCTGATTCTCTTCTTGCGAGAGTTCTTCGAGGGTGGTATAATAGCTTATGCTTGCCTTTGCGAGAAACATAGCCTGAATAACCTTCTTACATCTGGACGAGCTTTATGGCAAAAAGGCCTCTATTTACATTGGGGATAAGACAGATGGTACATTCGGTTTTCAGATACGAGTTTGGGAAGATTGATGGATCCCTTCAGTTCATGCTATAACAGCTAGACCAGCTATACTAGTAGTGCATCCACGAAGGACAGCATCTGAGTTTATACATGGATCACCAAAAGTGTGGAAATGTTAGAGCAATATGTGCTTCAAGAGGATATACCCTTATTCGGAATTTGGCCATACTCAATCCAATAGAGATGCTAAATATAGATGAGGCTATACGAAAAGTGGACTGTATACCGTAAAACCTGGATATTAAGTTGCAAGAAATATCCTCATTCAGTCCCTGAAAATAATGGTATATGAACCCATATCACAGAGCTACATGCTTTTGCATGGAAAATCAATGCTTCCCAAAAAGATGCAGCATTTAATTTGGCGAATGGCATCAAAGGTATCTAGCAGTAACACGAAATTTAACATGTGGTCATATGAGATATAATAATTACTGTTGTAGAGAAACTGACGAAACAGTAAATCATGCGATTTTTGAATGTCCACCTGCTTTATAAATATGTGCCCTTGCCTCTACACCATCATGTCTTGATATGTTTTCAATATCAAGTGTCTATACCAACATGAGTTATCTTTTCTGGATGAAGAATGCAATAGAAGATCTAGAGTTAGACAGAGATCTATAGACTAGAAGGAAGATTGGCTTTAAGAGGTCTTGAGAAAAGAATAGTAGCTTTGGTGATGCAGTTCGGTTGCCCCTCTACATCTGGGTCTATTTTTACTTATTGAACAATGAACTTCCGAGCTTTGATACCGGTTACAAGTTTATACAAGTAAACAACTAGAATGAAGAAGGATGCAGACTCAAAAGAAGGTAAATTGAGACATCATTTCTATTTAACGAAGAGGtgagtaaaaactaaaaagcttTAGTGTGAAGGGACCCCATCACATTTTATTCTTCTTCAACAGCTTGTCCTTTTacttcttcatttcttttgtttctgaTGCATCATCAACTTGACATCTCTAATTCTATACATACACATTTACCTgttaatatctatatattatatataatattaatctaATCTAAACATCACTAAGTAATAGAGAAATATAAAATCCAAGAGATTAAGATTAGAGAAACACGAAAAAGCCAAACAAGTTACAAACACCATACATAGAGCACATACGCATATGAGGTTAAAACCAATGCTAGAAGCAACTTGTAGGTGGAGAACTTCGACCATAACAGGACCTGGTTCATGGAGATGGCGGCCAAATATGCGGTTCCATGTCTATATTCACTCTATCTGTATAAAAGTTATCGTCCCAACCATGCCCAAACTCATCTTCATAAAACTCTCCCATTTGACCGTCCTCAAGAAACTCCCATGCTAAGTAATCAGATCCATCTGAGAAATAATCCGAACAGCAATCCTCCCAATCGTTTATCATATCATTGAATCCAATCACGCGTGGACCCAACACTTTCATATCAGGAAATTTCTCTTTGAAGAACTTGTTATCGAGTTGCACGTCCCAACAAACTCTAAGTTCCAGGAATTCAAGAAAAATGCAAGAGGATAAGATTTTGAGTACTCCTTCTGTGCTGACTCGATGGTATGAAATTTCTAACCGCTTCAGCTTCGGCATTGTGCTGGCGATCGCATAAGCTTCATTGTCGTGAGATACTACACTCGCTACGTCCAAAGGATGCATGTTTCTGGAGAACTCTATCAGTGATTGACAGTGTTTGCATATGGCTTGTATCGCCTCTGGGCCTACTTTGCAGCAATAGCTAAAGTCCAAGAATGTGAGAGATGAAAGCTTTTCAGCTACGTTTACAACACCTGAATTGCTCAGACAACTTCTCGGCACCTTCAAGGTTTTAAGTGAACCAGcactttcaaaaataaaaaaggaacaaAAGAAAGTATTAATCAGAAA is a genomic window of Raphanus sativus cultivar WK10039 unplaced genomic scaffold, ASM80110v3 Scaffold1476, whole genome shotgun sequence containing:
- the LOC130504284 gene encoding F-box protein FBW2-like, coding for MEEDCKFRHWDELIPDALGLIFSHLPLQEVLTVVPRVCKAWNRTVTGPYFWQEIDIELWSNRYHQSDHLDRMLQMLINRSSGSLRKLSVTGLQNDSIFSFIAQHAGSLKTLKVPRSCLSNSGVVNVAEKLSSLTFLDFSYCCKVGPEAIQAICKHCQSLIEFSRNMHPLDVASVVSHDNEAYAIASTMPKLKRLEISYHRVSTEGVLKILSSCIFLEFLELRVCWDVQLDNKFFKEKFPDMKVLGPRVIGFNDMINDWEDCCSDYFSDGSDYLAWEFLEDGQMGEFYEDEFGHGWDDNFYTDRVNIDMEPHIWPPSP